In Candidatus Promineifilum breve, one genomic interval encodes:
- a CDS encoding HNH endonuclease, translating to MEAGDRCGYCLSRQEFVFAPLEIEHIVPTSRGGSDEVENLWLACRLCNSYKGTQIEAIDPATGGRYRLFNLRTQSWAEHFRWSADGTTIEGLTPCGRATVLALQLNNLLAVTVRRSWVQVGWHP from the coding sequence ATGGAAGCTGGTGATCGGTGCGGGTATTGCCTCAGCCGTCAGGAATTTGTCTTTGCGCCGCTGGAAATCGAGCACATTGTGCCCACTTCGCGCGGCGGAAGCGATGAAGTAGAGAATCTATGGCTAGCTTGTCGCCTGTGCAACAGCTATAAAGGCACGCAGATCGAGGCCATCGATCCGGCAACGGGTGGCAGATACCGTCTTTTCAACCTACGTACCCAATCCTGGGCCGAGCATTTTCGTTGGAGCGCGGACGGAACGACAATCGAAGGCCTAACACCTTGCGGCCGGGCCACAGTATTGGCTCTGCAACTCAATAACCTATTGGCCGTTACTGTCCGGCGTTCGTGGGTACAGGTGGGTTGGCATCCTTAG
- a CDS encoding DUF2270 domain-containing protein: MSENEQPNTTHFDAAEPAAGGTSYEAVWTFRGYKMRPSEFNTAMVHYYRAEIQRSNVWRSRLDTTTNWAVVTVAASITFVFAAPANHWGVFLLVMLLTLLFLFMEARRYRYYELWSLRARLMETDFFAAMLVPPFAPHAEWNETLAESLLQPEFPISRLEAVGRRLRNNYLSIFFIIFAAVIMKLYLHPTEAGSLAELLSRAGIGPVPGSVVLGAHVVFLGILLLTVLITRGLHEASGEVLPKYDIGDFLGDLWPGHGERETDTGSAWSRLSIRSRRRQQVMALIVAADPAKVAARVIAEMKRGATALHGRGMFLKQERDVLLVALTVTEIEQLKLIVGEEDPHAFITVIPAKEVVGEGFVPLDNNH; encoded by the coding sequence ATGTCTGAAAACGAGCAACCGAACACCACTCACTTCGACGCGGCGGAGCCGGCTGCGGGCGGCACGTCCTATGAAGCGGTCTGGACTTTTCGCGGCTACAAGATGCGGCCGTCGGAGTTCAACACGGCCATGGTCCACTACTACCGGGCCGAGATTCAGCGCTCCAACGTCTGGCGCTCGCGGCTGGACACGACTACCAACTGGGCGGTGGTCACCGTGGCCGCGTCGATCACCTTCGTCTTCGCCGCGCCGGCCAACCATTGGGGCGTCTTCTTGCTGGTCATGCTGCTGACGCTGCTCTTTCTCTTCATGGAGGCCCGCCGCTACCGCTACTACGAATTGTGGAGCCTGCGCGCCCGCCTCATGGAGACCGACTTCTTCGCCGCCATGCTCGTGCCCCCCTTTGCCCCGCACGCCGAATGGAACGAGACGCTGGCCGAGTCGCTGTTGCAGCCGGAGTTTCCCATCTCGCGGCTGGAGGCTGTCGGCCGCCGTCTGCGCAACAATTACCTGTCCATCTTCTTCATCATCTTCGCCGCCGTGATCATGAAGCTCTACCTGCACCCGACCGAGGCCGGGTCGCTGGCCGAGCTGCTGAGCCGGGCGGGAATCGGCCCGGTGCCGGGCAGTGTGGTGCTGGGGGCGCACGTCGTCTTTCTGGGCATCCTGTTGCTGACGGTGCTGATCACGCGCGGGCTGCACGAGGCCAGCGGCGAGGTATTGCCCAAATACGACATCGGTGATTTCCTGGGCGATCTGTGGCCGGGCCACGGGGAGCGGGAGACCGATACCGGCTCGGCCTGGTCGCGGCTCAGTATCCGCAGCCGCCGCCGCCAACAGGTGATGGCCCTCATCGTCGCCGCCGACCCGGCCAAAGTGGCGGCGCGGGTCATCGCCGAGATGAAGCGCGGGGCGACGGCTCTCCACGGCCGCGGCATGTTCCTGAAACAGGAGCGCGACGTGCTACTGGTGGCCCTGACCGTGACCGAGATCGAGCAACTAAAGCTGATCGTCGGCGAGGAAGACCCCCATGCGTTTATCACGGTCATCCCGGCTAAGGAAGTGGTCGGTGAGGGGTTTGTGCCGCTGGATAATAATCACTAA
- a CDS encoding pepsin/retropepsin-like aspartic protease family protein, protein MKQPYNHQYRPPIPVLSVRLYSPISDRFTPTISALVDTGSDASLIPLTHIDELGAEETAPGWLVGITGDRKPVSLFFVDIYIGEQVLAGIRVIGDPDADEVILGRDVLNKLPVFLDGPQKALVIPDDKTINRLRRE, encoded by the coding sequence GTGAAACAACCCTACAATCACCAATATCGTCCACCGATCCCGGTGCTTTCCGTCCGTCTCTACTCGCCCATTAGTGATCGATTCACTCCCACAATCTCGGCGCTGGTCGATACCGGATCAGATGCTTCGCTTATCCCGTTAACTCACATCGACGAGCTTGGGGCCGAAGAAACCGCCCCCGGATGGTTGGTCGGAATTACCGGAGATCGAAAACCGGTTTCGCTGTTCTTCGTGGACATCTACATCGGCGAGCAAGTCCTAGCGGGCATTCGCGTGATAGGTGACCCGGATGCCGACGAGGTGATCCTGGGACGCGATGTGCTGAATAAATTGCCCGTCTTTTTGGATGGGCCACAAAAGGCATTAGTCATCCCTGACGATAAAACCATCAACCGTTTGCGCCGAGAGTAA
- the mutM gene encoding bifunctional DNA-formamidopyrimidine glycosylase/DNA-(apurinic or apyrimidinic site) lyase, with protein MPELPEVETFVRALRRPLVGRTITGARNDWPRHVVVPRPDELRERVTGRRIEAIDRRGKYLVFSLSDDETLIIHLKMTGHLSVVPAHTPPDPYAHTVFELDDGHELRFRDPRKFGRVYLVHDPADVLAPLGPEPLPDEFTAGELAARLAGRKRVLKPLLLDQTFIAGIGNIYADEALHDARLLPTRRSDTLTAEEIVALHAAIRNVLALGIDREGASISSYVKADGEKGDMQNAVAVFRRTGQSCYTCGGPIERIVLGGRSTHFCPNCQR; from the coding sequence ATGCCCGAATTACCCGAAGTCGAAACCTTCGTCCGCGCTTTGCGCCGGCCGCTCGTAGGCCGAACGATCACCGGGGCGCGCAACGACTGGCCGCGCCACGTGGTTGTGCCGCGGCCGGATGAACTGCGCGAGCGCGTCACCGGCCGCCGTATCGAGGCCATCGACCGCCGTGGCAAATACCTGGTCTTCAGCCTCAGCGACGACGAGACGCTCATCATCCACCTCAAGATGACCGGCCACCTGTCGGTCGTGCCGGCCCACACGCCGCCCGACCCCTATGCCCACACCGTGTTCGAGCTGGACGACGGCCACGAACTGCGCTTCCGCGACCCGCGCAAATTCGGCCGCGTCTATCTGGTGCATGACCCGGCCGACGTGCTGGCCCCACTCGGCCCGGAGCCGCTGCCCGACGAATTCACCGCCGGCGAACTGGCCGCGCGTCTGGCCGGGCGCAAGCGGGTGCTCAAGCCGCTGCTGCTCGACCAGACGTTCATCGCCGGCATCGGCAATATCTACGCCGACGAGGCGCTCCACGACGCCCGGCTGCTGCCCACCCGGCGCAGCGACACGCTGACGGCCGAGGAAATAGTCGCCCTCCACGCCGCCATCCGGAACGTATTGGCTCTGGGCATCGACCGCGAGGGGGCCAGCATCAGCAGCTACGTGAAGGCCGACGGCGAAAAGGGGGACATGCAGAACGCCGTGGCCGTCTTTCGCCGCACGGGGCAGTCGTGCTATACCTGTGGCGGGCCGATTGAGCGCATTGTGTTGGGCGGGCGGAGTACGCATTTCTGCCCCAATTGCCAGCGGTAA